From the Haemophilus parainfluenzae genome, the window GGGATTTTTTATCAACGGTTTGCACTTTCATTTTCTGTGGTGCTGGTTTGCTTAATTCAACATTTTGTGAACAAGCAGAAAGACAAAGTGCGGTCAAAATTACGCTTAATTTTTTTAACATGAATTCTATTTCCATCAAGGGTTGTTTATGATTGCTCACTTTGCGAAATGAGCAAGGATAAACAATCTTATCTAGAAAAATGGGCGATTACTCGCCCACTAAAAATTATTTTTTATACTGATATGAACCATCGGCTTGACGAATGAACTTGCCGCCATTTGATAAACGAAGCTCACTCACTCGACCTTGACTATTCACTGATACCTGTACTTTATCACCAGGTTTGAAACTGCTTAATGCATTACCTGCACCGCTTGCTTTTGTCATGGCATTCACATCTGAAATATTCAATTTATTATCACGGAATACTTGCATCAGTGAAACACCTTGAGGCACAGTTAATGTTTTTGTTGAACCGGTTGAAGCGGTTTGTGCTACTGGTTCAGCTGCTTTCACCGCATTGTGGGTTGCTGATTTCGCTTCCACAATTTGAACCTTACTGTCTTTAGTTGCAACAGGTTTCGCCTCTTGAATTTTGCCTAACTCTTTTTTCACGGTTTGAGTCGGCTGAACTGTTGCTTTTTCAGCTACAGGTTTAGGTTGTTTTTTCTCTTGAACCGCTGGTGTCTGTTCACGACGAGGTTCTGCTTTATGCTCAACTGTTGCGGTATGTTTTTCTACAGCCGGTTGTACTGTTTTCACAGGTTCTTTAACTGGTGCAGGAGCAACAGCTGGTTGAACCGATGCAGGTTGAGTTGCTGTTTGTTGAGCAACAGTTTGTTGTGCAGGCTCTGCAGGTTGTGATTTCGCCGCATCTGCTTTATCACCTACATACTCCATGGCTGGAGGTGTATCTGATTTAGCGTCATTTGCAGCTTGTTCTGTCGTTGCCGGTGTTGCATTGTTATTATTATCTAATACAGTGGTTTCAACTGGTTGAGACTGATCCAATGATTGGAATTGAACCGGAATTTCATTACTATTTTGTTGTTCAAAAGACTCTACCGTATCTGAATTTGGTTTTAGGGTGAAGAAAATGATCAGTAATACCACTAACCCTAAAATAGCAATAAATAAACGGCGATGTTTTTCTGGTAACATTTGTAGAACCTTCCATTTTTCAGGTGATTTCAAGCTTGCTGTTGCAGCGGCTGCCGGTGCAACGGTTTCTGCTTGAGTTGTCACTTCTTCCACAATCTCTTCTGCAGGTGAATTTTCAAAAATCACTTTTTCTTCCGCTGCCTTTTCTACTTGAACATTTTCAACAGGTTCTTGAGCGCCGAAAGCACTTGATTGCACTGACTGTTCAGTATTTTCACTTTGGTATGCTTGAGAAGGTGAAAAAGGTTGGCTTGCCGCCGCACCAAAAGTTGGTTCGCGACGAACATGGAATTGTGTATCTGGCTGTTCTTTTTTACCAAATAAACCTTTGGCTTTATCAAAAATTGAGCCACTTTGTTGAACCGGTTTTCTTGGTGTCACAGAGTCAGAGTGATTAAATCCTAAATCTAATTCATTTTGAGATGAATTGTCGTTAGGTTGATTTTTATTATCCACGGTATTACCTCGATTTGCTAAACTAAAGATCGCACAAAAGTGCGGTGAAAAATTGAATCGTATTTTATCGGATCTTAAGCGGTGTATAAAGTCTTATTTGGCTCTCCACCGATTTCTCGTGCTAATTTGGGCACTAAATAGCCAGAAGTGAGCGTCTGCAATTCTTTATAAATTTGTAAGGCACGCTCATCCGAGATATAGAAATGGCTCGCCCCCTGCACTTTATCCAATAAATGCAAGTAATAAGGCAGAATACCCGATTGAAACAACTTATCGCTCAATACTTTTAATGTATATGGGTTATCATTCACATCTTTTAAAAGGACTGATTGATTGAGTAAGGTAACTTTAGCGCCTACCAGTTTTTGCATAGCCAAAGAGAGCGCCTCATCAATTTCATTTGGGTGATTGATATGCGTTACAAACACCGCTTGTAATCGGCTTTTTAGCAATAAATCACAAAATTCATTCGTAATGCGATCTGGAATCACGACTGGCAAACGAGAGTGAATACGTAAGCGCTGTAAGTGCGGTATTTTTTCAAGGCGTTCTAATAGCCATGCCCATTCACTATCCTTTGCCATCATCGGATCGCCACCCGAAAAAATCACTTCTTCAATTTCTGAATGGGCCGCAATATAGTCTATTGCTTGTTGCCAACTCGTTTTATTGCCTGGGTTTTGATCATAAGGAAAATGGCGACGGAAACAATAGCGGCAGTTAACTGCACAGCCCCCTTTTGCCATGAACAGCAAGCGATTTTGGTATTTATGCAGAATATTAGGCACGGCATTTTTTTGCTGTTCATCTAAAGGATCTTGGCTAAACCCTTCGGCCTCAATAAATTCTTGTTGAGCCGTCATCACTTGTAAAAAAAGTGGATCTTTAGGATTCCCTTTTTCCATTTTTTCAACAAAAGGCAAAGGCACTCGCATAGCAAAAAGTTTACGAGCGGCGATATCCTCGGCAAAATCGTCAACGGGCAGATTTAAGGTTTTTAATAAGATTTTCGGATCAGAAATCGCATTTTTTAGGGTTTCTAACCAATTTTGTTCTTCTCTAATCGCAATATTTCGGGTTAAAATACGCACTTTCAAACAATCTCTATTTTTTAGGATATTTTTAATATGGCTACATATACTACCAGTGATTTCAAACCAGGTCTAAAATTTATGCAAGACGGTGAGCCTTGTGTGATCGTTGAAAACGAATTCGTTAAACCAGGTAAAGGCCAAGCTTTTACTCGTACTCGTATTCGTAAATTAATTTCAGGCAAAGTATTAGATGTAAACTTCAAATCTGGTACTTCGGTTGAAGCTGCTGATGTTATGGATCTTAACCTGACTTATTCATACAAAGATGATGCATTCTGGTACTTCATGCACCCAGAAACATTTGAACAATACTCTGCTGATGCAAAAGCAGTGGGTGATGCAGAAAAATGGTTATTAGACCAAGCAGATTGTATCGTGACTTTATGGAACGGTGCGCCAATTACTGTCACTCCACCAAACTTCGTAGAATTAGAAATCATCGATACTGACCCAGGTCTTAAAGGTGATACTGCGGGTACAGGCGGTAAACCAGCAACATTAAGTACTGGTGCTGTGGTGAAAGTACCTCTTTTCGTTCAAATCGGTGAAGTAATTAAAGTCGATACTCGTTCAGGCGAATACGTTTCTCGTGTGAAATAATCTTTCATAGTGAGATGAAAAGAGCGGTCAATATTTAATGAATATTGGCCGTTTTTGTTATACACTTGAACATAGTTTATCTAGCTTATTGCTTATCTTATTATGCATCTAAAAGAATCAACTATTGAACAAAAATTTATTCAAAAACTTATTGATTTAAAATATACCCACCGACCTGATATTCACGATCGTGAGTCACTCGAACAAAATTTCCGTCAAAAATTCGAGCAGTTGAATCGCGTCCGTTTAACTGATAGCGAATTTGAGCGCCTAAAACTGGAAATTATCAAGTCTGACGTATTTTCTGCCGCGAAACTACTGCGTGAGATCAATACTTTCATTCGCGAAGATGAGACTCCACTTCACTATACTCTAGTTAATATCAAAGACTGGTGTAAGAACGACTACGAAGTCATCAGTCAACTGCGCATCAATACTGATAATAGTCATCACCGTTACGACGTAATTTTGTTAATTAACGGGCTTCCGTTGGTACAAATCGAGCTAAAAACCCTGCAAATTCCGCCGATCAAAGCCATTGAGCAAATTATCGACTATAAGAACGATACTGGAAATGGTTACGGGAACAGTCTGTTATGTTTTATGCAGCTTTTTATCGTCAGTAATGAAAGTAGTACCTATTATTTTGCTAATAACTCAAACACACATTTTAGCTTCACCGCAGACGAACGCTTTCTGCCCGTTTACCATTTTGCTGATGAAGCCAACAACAAAATCAACCATCTCTACGACTTTGCCGATAAATTCTTAGAAAAATGTACCTTAGGCAGAATGATCAGTCGTTATATGGTATTGGTTGCCAGTGAGCAAAAATTGTTAATGATGCGTCCTTACCAAATTTATGCCGTCAAAGCGATTGTGGATTGCATTCATCAGAGTCGCGGTAATGGCTATATCTGGCACACTACCGGTTCAGGTAAAACACTGACTTCCTTTAAAGCCTCAACCCTTCTCAAAGACAATCCTGACATCGATAAATGTCTGTTTGTTGTAGATAGAAAAGACCTTGATCGCCAAACACGTGAGGAATTCAACCGTTTCCAAGAAGGCTGCGTTGAAGAAAATACCAATACCCAAACTTTGGTAAACCGTCTGCTGTCCGACGATTACGCTGACAAAGTCATCGTAACTACTATTCAAAAACTCGGCTTGGCACTCAAAGAAAACAGCAAATACCACAACCAATTAAGCACACTCAAAGACAAACGCATGGTCTTTATCTTTGACGAATGCCACCGCAGCCAATTCGGTGATAACCATCGGGCGATCAAAAACTTCTTCCCTAATGCGCAACTGTTTGGTTTTACTGGCACACCGATTTTTGAAGAAAATGCCAGTTATAAACGTATTGATGGTACTGATGCTACACTTCAGACGACCTTAGACATCTTTGAACAGCAACTGCATGCCTACACCATCACCAATGCTATTGATGATGGTAACGTCTTGAAATTCCATATTGATTATTACAAAGCCGAAGGCGATAAACCTGTTTCTGCCGCTCACTCAGCCACCAAGCAGGCGATTGTTGATTCCATTTTGAGTAAACACGATGCAGCAACGGCTGAACGTCGTTTTAATGCTATTTTTGCCACTGCATCCATCAACGATGCTATCGAATACTACAACTTATTCAAGTCTGCCCAAGCCAAGTTGCAAGCAGACAATCCCGAATTTGAGCCGTTGAACATCGCCTGCGTTTTCTCGCCGCCTGCACAGGCAATGCAGAAAGATGACCACAAAAACCAATCCGACATCGTTCAAATGCAGGAAGATTTGCAACAGGAAAAATTCGATAATCAAACTGATCCAGAAGGAAAAAAAGCAGCCTTAAAAACTATTATTGAAGATTACAACCGTCAATACAGTACTAACCACAGCATTGGTGAATTCGACGTGTACTATCAGGATATTCAAAAACGCATCAAAGACCACCAATATCCCGACAAAGACTATGCGCACAAAAACAAGATCGACATTACCATTGTCGTCGATATGCTGTTGACCGGATTCGACAGCAAATATCTAAACACGCTCTATGTCGATAAAAACCTCAAGTACCACGGCTTAATCCAAGCCTTTTCCCGTACCAACCGCGTTTTGAACGCCAGCAAGCCCTACGGCAATATCCTCGATTTTCGCGGACAAGAGGCGCAGGTAGATGAAGCCATCAAACGCTTTTCAGGGCAGGATGCAGAGCGCGCCAAAGAAATCTGGATAGTCGATCCCGCAGAAATCGTCATGACCAAACTGCAAAACGCCATGACTCAACTTGAAGACTTCATGTCATCGCAAGGCGTAGCATGCGAACCATCCGAGGTTTATAACCTTAAAGGCGACAACGCCCGCGCAGGCTTTCTTAACCTATTTAAAGAAGTCCAACGTTACAAAACCCAGCTTGGGCAATACACCGATTTAAGCGAAGAACAAAAGCAAGAAATAGAAGCCATTCTACCCGCCGATACTCAGCGTGCTTTCAAAGGCGTATATCTGGATATGGCGCAACGCTATAAAGAACAAACCAGTAAGAAAGACACTGTTTTACCCCAAGAAATCGAACAACTGGATTTTGAATTTGTCCTCTTTTCATCTGCCATCATCGATTACGACTACATCATGCGCTTGATTGCTGAAAACACATCCAAACCGAAGAAACAGCAGATGAGCCGCAAGCAATTGGTCGAACTGATTGCCTCCAGCAGCGATCTGATGGACGAAAAAGACGACATCATCGCCTATATCGACAGCCTGAAAGCAGGCGAAGCCCTAAGCGAGCAAGATGTTAAAGCAGGCTATCAGGCATTCCGCCAAGAAAAAACAGACAAAAAACTGACCGCACTTTCCGAAAAACACGGCATCTCAGGCGCAACCCTGTCCGCTTTTGTCAACGAAATTATGGATAGAATGATTTTCGACGGTGAAAAACTGACCGACCTGCTTGAGCCGCTGGATTTAAGCTGGAAAGAACGCCGTCTGAAAGAGCTTGCCCTGATGGAAGACCTTGTCCCTTTGCTGAAAGGTTTGGCAAAAGGCAAAGAGATTTCAGGGTTGAAGGCTTACGAATAGGCTGCCTGTTTTTTCAGGTAGCCCGACAAGACAAAAGAGAACAAACATGGACAAACAAGACGATAAACAAGAACGTGTTACCCCAAAACTGCGGTTTCCGGAGTTTCAGACGACGTTGGGGTGGAGTAATAAACCTTTAAGTAAGCTAGCGAATCGTATTACATCAAAGAACAAATCAGGAGAAATCACTCGTGTATTTACTAACTCTGCGAATGATGGTGTAGTAGATCAAAGTGATTATTTTGATAGAGAGATTGCAAATAAAGATAATCTAAACGGCTACTACATTATTGAGCTGGGTGATTATGTATATAACCCTAGAATTTCAACTGCCGCCCCAGTAGGACCGATTTCCAAAAACAAAATAGCCAAAGGGGTAATGTCGCCGTTATACACAGTATTTAGATTTCATCAGACTGACAACGACTTCTATGAGCACTATTTCAAAACCAATTGCTGGCATAAATACCTGCAACACGTTTCTAATAGTGGGGCCAGGCATGATCGTATGAATATTACGAATGATGATTTTATGGCAATGCCAGTGCCAATATTATCACCAGAAGAGCAACAAAAAATCGCCGACTGCCTGTCTTCCATCGACGAATTGATAGAACTGGAAGAACAGGCAATTGCAGGCTTGAAGCAGCATAAAAAAGGTCTGATGCAGCAATTGTTTCCGGTAGTCGGATAAATACAGGATAGAAACAAACGATGAATAAGCAAGACGACAAAAAACGAGTAACGCCCAAACTGCGGTTTCCGGAGTTTCAGGCGACGTTGGGGTGGGATACATTTAAATTGAAAGATGTATCAACCAGAATATTAGATAAAGTAGGCGATAAGAAATTAATGCCCATAAGTATTACTGCTGGTGTAGGTATTGTTTCTCAAGAAGAAAAATTCGGGAAAAATATTTCAGGAAAACAATACAAAAATTATTTAATTCTAAATAAAGGAGATTTTGTCTATAACAAAGGAAACTCAAAAAAATATCCTCAAGGAGCTATATATTATTTAGATAAATGGGAAAAAGTAGCTGCTCCGAATGTTTTTTTATGTTTCAGACTGAAATCAGATCAAGTCCATGGATTTTATCAAGGATATTTTGATAACAATGCTCATGGTGTTCAATTACAAAAATATATTACCAGTGGTGCAAGAAGTGATGGGCTACTAAATATTAGCGCAGATACTTTTTTTAATTTAAGCTTTGCCATCCCTGATCCAAAAGAACAACAAAAAATCGCCGACTGCCTTTCATCAATCGACGAACTGATTAATTTAAGAGAACAAAGACTTACAGCTTTAAAACAGCATAAAAAAGGCTTGATGCAGCAGTTATTCCCAAGCCACAATGACCTGCAAGCAAGCAAGCAAGCAAGCAAGCAAGCAAGCAAGCAATAGTTTATCCGAAACTTAGATTCCCGCAATTTAAAGATTGTAAAGGTTGGGAGGTTTTGGAATTAGGTGATGTATTTGAAAGAATAACCTCAAAAAATGAAGAAAATAATCAAAATGTATTAACTATTTCTGCACAATACGGATTAATTAGTCAACTGGACTTTTTTAATAAATCTGTTGCTGCAAAAAATATTACAGGATATTACTTATTGCACAAAGGAGATTTTGCATATAACAAAAGTTATTCTAATGGCTATCCTTGGGGAGCAGTTAAACCACTAAAACTATACGATAAAGGTGTTGTTTCTACGCTTTATATTTGCTTTAGACTTCAAGAACTTTACTCAGAATATGGTTCATTTTTCGAACACTATTTTGAAACTGGATTACAAAACACTGAAATCAGCCAAATAGCTCAGGAAGGAGCAAGAAATCATGGTTTGCTAAATGTTTCAGTTCAAGACTTTTTTGAAAACATAAGCATTTGCCTTCCTTCTCCCAAAGAACAAGAAGCTATCGCAGATTGCCTATCATCATTAGACAGACTAATCGACGAAGAAAAAGAACATATAGGCCGTCTGAAAAGACATAAGAAGGGATTGATGCAGCAGTTATTCCCTAAAATACAATAAGGACACATCATTTTGTGATACCCCGAAAATGATCGATTTAATCAATTAATAACCAAGAGACATAATGACAAATAGAAACACGCAACAAAACGAAGATCCGTTTAAAGACCTAGTTGATTTAAACGACTTAGCGGAGCGACTAAGAAGACAAAACAACAAATGCCACTTGATTTTTGCCCATAATGGTACAGGGAAAACGCGCTTATCAATGGCATTTAAAGATTTGGGGAAACAGGACTATAGCCGTGATACGTTGTATTTTAATGCCTTTACCGAAGATTTGTTCTTTTGGGACAACGATTTGGACAATGATACTGACCGAGTATTGGTATTGAATGACTATTCTCACTTTTTCGATGGTATCGAGAAATTGGAAATGGAAACCCGGATCCGTCCTTTTGTGCAGAAATATGTAGATTTTGATTTTCGGATAACCAAAGAGAAGCATAGAAAAGAGGCTGATAAAGAAGAAATTGAAAGATGGGAGGTTTCTTTTTTCCTGCCCGAAAATCCGGATGAAAATATTAAAGTATCCAGAGGAGAAGAGCATATTTTTATATGGTGTTTTTTCCTTGCCATTCTGCAACTTAGTTTGGATAAAGAGGACGGTTCGCCTTATGAATGGGTGAAATATGTCTATATTGATGACCCGATTTCTTCATTAGATGATAATTATGCCGTTTCTGTTGCTCATAATTTAGCAACATTGCTTAAATCCTATAATAAAGACGGCAGACTTAGAGAGCCTACTCAGTTTATTATATCGACTCATCACGGGTTATTCTTTAACGTATTGTGCAACGAATTACAACGAGCACCGAGGTATCTACTCTCTAAAAATACTTCTGATAAATACTACTTCATTAAATTAGAAGAAGATACTGCTAGTTTGTATCATGTGGCTATGCTGAAAGTGCTGAAAGATACGTTGGATAATAATGAACCGCTATATCCTTATCACTTCAATATTCTACGAAATATTATGGAGAAAACAGCAAATTTTCATGGGTTGGCAGGTTTTAAAAAATGCATTGAGCTGGAAGATGCCGAATTTTATGAACGCCTAATTCCAGTACTCAATCATGGCGGCTATTCTGTTTTTGAACCAAAAGAAATGCTACCTGAAAATAAAGCAAACTTCGCAATGGTTTTGAAAAAATTACTGGACACATATCCGTTCCATTCAGACTTATTACCCAATTCATTTAAAGAGAGTCAATCATGACCCAAGAACAATTAAACCAACTCGGCAAAACACTATGGGCAATCGCCGACCAACTGCGCGGGTCGATGAATGCCGACGATTTCCGTGATTATATGCTGTCGTTTCTATTTTTACGTTATCTGTCCGATAACTACGAGCTTGCCGCACAAAAGGAATTGGGGCGAGATTATCCACAATTGAGCGATGAAGACAAGCGCACACCGCTTGCCGTGTGGTATGAAGAAAATGCTCACTTCGTCGCTGATTTTGAAAAACAGATGCGCCGTAAAGTACATTATGTGATTAAGCCCGATTTTCTTTGGAGCAGCATTGCTGAGCTTGCACGTATTCAAAGCAGTAAATTATTAAATACTTTGCAAGAGGGTTTTAAATATATTGAAAACGAGTCTTTTGAAAGTACGTTTGGCGGCTTATTTTCCGAAATTAATTTAAATTCGGAAAAACTTGGCAAAAATTACGAAGAACGAAATAACCGATTAAGTGAGGTCATCAAAAAAATTGCTGAAGGCATCAATGAGTTTTCTACCGATAGCGATGCTTTGGGCGATGCCTATGAATACTTAATTGCCCAGTTTGCGTCCGGCTCTGGTAAGAAGGCCGGCGAGTTTTATACTCCCCAACAGGTTTCCACGATTTTGTCACGGATTGTCACGCTTGACAGCCAAAACCCCGCCAGCGGTAAAAAGAAAAAGCTGGACAATGTGCTGGACTTTGCTTGCGGTTCGGGATCTTTATTGCTGAATGTGCGTCATCAGATGGCAGAAGAAGGTGGGCATATTGGCAAAATCTACGGACAGGAAAAGAATATTACCACCTACAACCTGGCGCGGATGAATATGCTGCTGCACGGTGTAAAGGATACAGAATTTACCATTCATCACGGTGATTCCCTGCTCAACGATTGGGATATTTTGAATGAAATGAATCCTGCGAAGAAGCTGGAATTCGACGCCGTTGTTGCCAATCCGCCGTTCAGTTACCGCTGGGAGCCGAAGGAGGATTTGGCAAACGATTTCCGCTTCAAAAACTATGGGCTCGCCCCTAAATCAGCAGCAGATTTTGCCTTTTTGCTACACGGTTTCCATTTTTTAAGCGATAGCGGCACGATGGCTATCATTCTGCCGCACGGCGTATTGTTCCGAGGCGGTGCGGAAGAAAAAATCCGCACCAAACTACTCAAAGACGGCAATATTGATGCCGTGATCGGTCTGCCTGCCAATCTGTTTTATTCAACAGGTATTCCAGTCTGCATTTTGGTGTTGAAAAAATGTAAAAAAGAAGACGACGTTTTGTTTATCAACGCCGCCGATTATTTTGAAAAAGGTAAACGTCAAAACCGCCTGACAGGCGAACATATTAATAAAATCGTGGACTGCTATCAATACCGCAAAGAAGAACAGGGCTACTCCCGCCGTGTATCTATGCAGGAAATTGAGGATAACGGCTACAATCTAAATATTGCCCGTTATGTCAACAATACACCTGTTGAGGAAGAGATTGATTTAGTCGCTAATCATAGTATTTTGATGGATTTGGATTTAAAAATTAAAGAGGCTACAGCGAAACATAATAAATTTTTGAAAGAGTTGGGGTTGCCATTATTGCCATAAATGAACAAATTAAATATATTGAGATTTTTTATAAAAAATGCGGTTATTTCTAACCGCACTTTAATTGATTATTTCGCTTTTGAGCCTTCTAAATCTAAAGAAGGTTTTCTATCTGAGTTCACACAAATAACTTGTGCAGCCGCATAGAGCGTTGTATTAGGTTTTAAGCTAATTGTGTATTTCTCTTGTTTTTTCGGTGCGGCACGTAAACCTTCGCCCCAGAAATCATCATAAAAATCAGTACGAACTTGGGTTAAATGGTAGTTCTTACAGTTTAAAATTTTATATTGGCGAACAGAACGTGCATAACGTCTTTTCTCATTTGGATACACATATAAACCTCTATCCAAATTCACCACGGCATCAAAATGCACTTGGTTTAAATCTTGGTTGTCCACCCAAATTGAATCGGTATCAATGTAGTAATTTTTATCTTTTACTAATCGAACATACCCTACCCTATCTTTTGAAGGGGGCGTCAATGTCACCTCTTCTTGTGTAACTGGCGATTGAACAGCTGAACAGCCTGCTAAAAGGGCTACACCTAAAAACGTTAATACTAATTTTTTCATTTTTCCTCCTTAAAGCTTTCTAAAGCCTGCTGTTAATCTTTTTGCACCTTAGTTTAATATTTTACCGTATGTCCATATCCTTCAAGGATTGTTTTAATATGCTCAAGTGATTCTTTCGTCGGTGGTAAAACATCTGCGAGCTCATATTCAAAGCCAAGGGTTTTCCATTTATGAGCGCCTAATCGATGATAAGGGAGAAGTTCGACTTTTTCAATATTGGTCATACCTTCAATAAACTGTCCGAGCAGATGAACATCATGATCATTATCGGTATAGCCAGGAACCACTACATAACGAATCCAGGTACGCTGATTACGTTTTTGCAGATATTTCGCAAATTCCAGCGTCCGTTTATTTGGTACACCAATAAGGTTTTGGTGCACTTGATCGTTCAGCTCTTTTAAATCAAGCAAAACAAGATCGGTTACATCGATCAGTTCATCAATAATATGGTCATAATGACGTACAAAGCCATTAGTATCTAAACAAGTATTAATCCCTTCTGCTTTACAAGCACGGAACCAATCACGAACGAACTCAGCTTGAAGAATGGCTTCACCACCTGATGCTGTTACACCACCACCGGTTGCATTCATAAAATGGCGATAGCTCACGACTTCTTTCATGAGTTCTTCCACACTGATTTCGCGACCACCATCAAGATCCCAAGTATCACGATTGTGGCAATATTTGCAACGCATTAAACAGCCTTGCATAAATAAAATAAAACGAATGCCGGGACCATCCACGGTTCCACAGGATTCAAAGGAGTGAATTCTTCCTAGAACAGACATACATAAATTTCCAAAAA encodes:
- a CDS encoding AAA family ATPase, which encodes MTNRNTQQNEDPFKDLVDLNDLAERLRRQNNKCHLIFAHNGTGKTRLSMAFKDLGKQDYSRDTLYFNAFTEDLFFWDNDLDNDTDRVLVLNDYSHFFDGIEKLEMETRIRPFVQKYVDFDFRITKEKHRKEADKEEIERWEVSFFLPENPDENIKVSRGEEHIFIWCFFLAILQLSLDKEDGSPYEWVKYVYIDDPISSLDDNYAVSVAHNLATLLKSYNKDGRLREPTQFIISTHHGLFFNVLCNELQRAPRYLLSKNTSDKYYFIKLEEDTASLYHVAMLKVLKDTLDNNEPLYPYHFNILRNIMEKTANFHGLAGFKKCIELEDAEFYERLIPVLNHGGYSVFEPKEMLPENKANFAMVLKKLLDTYPFHSDLLPNSFKESQS
- a CDS encoding type I restriction-modification system subunit M; this encodes MTQEQLNQLGKTLWAIADQLRGSMNADDFRDYMLSFLFLRYLSDNYELAAQKELGRDYPQLSDEDKRTPLAVWYEENAHFVADFEKQMRRKVHYVIKPDFLWSSIAELARIQSSKLLNTLQEGFKYIENESFESTFGGLFSEINLNSEKLGKNYEERNNRLSEVIKKIAEGINEFSTDSDALGDAYEYLIAQFASGSGKKAGEFYTPQQVSTILSRIVTLDSQNPASGKKKKLDNVLDFACGSGSLLLNVRHQMAEEGGHIGKIYGQEKNITTYNLARMNMLLHGVKDTEFTIHHGDSLLNDWDILNEMNPAKKLEFDAVVANPPFSYRWEPKEDLANDFRFKNYGLAPKSAADFAFLLHGFHFLSDSGTMAIILPHGVLFRGGAEEKIRTKLLKDGNIDAVIGLPANLFYSTGIPVCILVLKKCKKEDDVLFINAADYFEKGKRQNRLTGEHINKIVDCYQYRKEEQGYSRRVSMQEIEDNGYNLNIARYVNNTPVEEEIDLVANHSILMDLDLKIKEATAKHNKFLKELGLPLLP
- the pflA gene encoding pyruvate formate lyase 1-activating protein translates to MSVLGRIHSFESCGTVDGPGIRFILFMQGCLMRCKYCHNRDTWDLDGGREISVEELMKEVVSYRHFMNATGGGVTASGGEAILQAEFVRDWFRACKAEGINTCLDTNGFVRHYDHIIDELIDVTDLVLLDLKELNDQVHQNLIGVPNKRTLEFAKYLQKRNQRTWIRYVVVPGYTDNDHDVHLLGQFIEGMTNIEKVELLPYHRLGAHKWKTLGFEYELADVLPPTKESLEHIKTILEGYGHTVKY
- a CDS encoding surface-adhesin E family protein, translating into MKKLVLTFLGVALLAGCSAVQSPVTQEEVTLTPPSKDRVGYVRLVKDKNYYIDTDSIWVDNQDLNQVHFDAVVNLDRGLYVYPNEKRRYARSVRQYKILNCKNYHLTQVRTDFYDDFWGEGLRAAPKKQEKYTISLKPNTTLYAAAQVICVNSDRKPSLDLEGSKAK